Proteins co-encoded in one Methylobacterium sp. WL1 genomic window:
- the cobG gene encoding precorrin-3B synthase, whose translation MSASTHRRVLPQAPARRGWCPGLSRPMPTGDGLLARVHPPLGILTLAQAHAVADGARRFGNGHLDLTARANLQIRGVSEATRTPLARLLETAGLGDARSDGGPQRLTLTNPLAGRDSAETLDVPALARAVEAAGLAVAELPAKTLVVVEGRLGAEVPEGDVRMFPCAAGDVGIAVATEHGLHDLVACTREEAPAAVAALLNAFARTGRRRMRDLSPDEFGAVENAVRLAMQVQVPPPMRESGCGRVSPQGAPFSPLTGVTSLAPGQSMLAVDAPFGRCTAAALDHLVDLAARLGAEEIRLSPARGFVLLPRQDPSAADLTALARTFIIAPDDPRRSVAACTGAPACASGSTPTLVDAALLATIFAPLGLEGRVAHVSGCAKGCARPGPADLTLVGRDGLYGAVIGGAPGDEPAMHLPIEAVMERLGRAKTVGLAAAFAPGNTVTEFGRYERPA comes from the coding sequence ATGAGCGCCTCCACCCATCGCAGGGTTCTGCCCCAGGCGCCCGCGCGCCGGGGCTGGTGCCCGGGGCTCAGCCGCCCGATGCCCACCGGCGACGGCCTGCTCGCCCGGGTGCATCCGCCCCTCGGAATCCTGACCCTGGCGCAAGCACACGCCGTAGCCGACGGCGCGCGTCGCTTCGGCAATGGCCATCTCGACCTCACCGCCCGCGCCAACCTCCAGATCCGCGGCGTGTCCGAGGCGACGCGCACGCCGCTCGCCCGGCTGCTGGAAACCGCCGGCCTCGGCGACGCGCGCAGCGATGGCGGTCCGCAGCGGCTGACGCTCACCAACCCGCTCGCCGGCCGCGATTCCGCGGAAACGCTCGATGTGCCGGCCCTCGCGCGTGCCGTGGAGGCGGCGGGACTCGCGGTGGCGGAGCTGCCGGCCAAGACGCTGGTGGTGGTCGAAGGGCGCCTGGGTGCGGAGGTGCCTGAGGGCGATGTCCGTATGTTCCCCTGTGCCGCCGGCGATGTCGGGATTGCGGTCGCCACGGAGCACGGTCTTCACGATCTCGTCGCCTGTACCCGGGAGGAGGCACCGGCGGCGGTCGCAGCGCTGCTGAACGCCTTCGCCCGGACCGGCCGGCGGCGGATGCGCGATCTGTCGCCCGATGAGTTCGGCGCGGTGGAGAATGCCGTTCGGCTCGCGATGCAGGTGCAAGTCCCCCCTCCCATGCGGGAGAGCGGGTGCGGTAGAGTCTCTCCGCAGGGAGCGCCTTTCTCGCCGCTGACCGGCGTCACATCTTTGGCGCCGGGCCAATCAATGCTCGCCGTGGATGCGCCGTTCGGTCGCTGCACAGCCGCTGCCCTCGACCACCTCGTGGACCTTGCCGCTCGCCTCGGCGCCGAGGAGATCCGCTTGTCCCCGGCTCGCGGCTTCGTGTTGCTGCCGCGTCAGGATCCGTCCGCCGCCGATCTCACCGCTCTGGCCCGAACCTTCATCATCGCCCCCGATGATCCGCGGCGCAGCGTCGCCGCCTGTACGGGCGCGCCGGCCTGCGCCTCCGGATCGACGCCGACGCTCGTGGATGCCGCGCTTCTCGCGACGATATTCGCGCCACTCGGCCTGGAGGGGCGCGTGGCCCACGTCTCCGGCTGTGCCAAGGGCTGCGCCCGGCCGGGCCCGGCCGACCTGACCCTGGTCGGCCGGGATGGGCTCTACGGCGCCGTCATCGGCGGCGCGCCGGGCGATGAGCCGGCGATGCACCTCCCTATCGAGGCGGTGATGGAGCGGTTAGGAAGGGCCAAGACCGTCGGGCTCGCCGCCGCCTTCGCGCCGGGGAACACCGTGACGGAATTTGGGAGGTACGAGAGACCGGCATGA
- a CDS encoding CbtB domain-containing protein, with translation MTTSTLAPTGTRAGERPVAVALAAFLGLGLLFMAGFSPAIALHNAAHDFRHTQNFPCH, from the coding sequence ATGACCACCTCGACCCTCGCCCCCACCGGCACCCGCGCCGGAGAGCGTCCGGTTGCCGTCGCGCTCGCGGCCTTCCTGGGCCTCGGCCTCCTGTTCATGGCGGGCTTCTCGCCGGCGATCGCGCTGCACAACGCCGCGCACGATTTCCGGCATACCCAGAACTTCCCCTGCCACTGA
- the cobW gene encoding cobalamin biosynthesis protein CobW, which translates to MTIVTKIPCTIVTGFLGAGKTTLVRHVIENAKGRRLAILVNEFGDVGFDKSFLAACGVEGCTEDSIVELPNGCICCTVADDFVPALESLLGRAEPPEHILIETSGLALPKPLVQAFQWPAIRSRVTVDGVVAVVDGPAVAASAFAEDPEALAAQRAADTAVDHDNPLEEVFEDQLLCADLVVLNKSDLLDAETRARVRAEVEAHLPRAVKVVETENGAIDPLVLLGLGAAAEDDLDARPSHHGDGEDHDHDDFETVALPIRPAVTAGDLAARVEKAAEAAGVLRIKGFAEVEGKAMRLVVQGVGRRVAHHFDRPWRAGENRDGRLVVIGLKGFDQGAVAAALAG; encoded by the coding sequence ATGACCATCGTGACCAAGATCCCCTGCACCATCGTCACCGGCTTCCTCGGGGCCGGCAAGACGACGCTGGTCCGCCACGTCATCGAGAACGCCAAGGGCCGCCGCCTGGCGATCCTGGTCAACGAGTTCGGTGATGTCGGCTTCGACAAGTCGTTCCTGGCCGCCTGCGGCGTCGAGGGCTGCACCGAGGACTCCATCGTGGAGCTGCCGAACGGCTGCATCTGCTGCACGGTCGCCGACGACTTCGTGCCGGCGCTCGAGAGCCTGCTCGGTCGCGCCGAGCCGCCGGAGCACATCCTGATCGAGACCTCCGGCCTCGCCCTGCCGAAGCCGCTGGTCCAGGCGTTCCAGTGGCCGGCCATCCGCTCGCGGGTCACCGTCGACGGCGTCGTCGCCGTGGTGGACGGGCCGGCCGTGGCCGCGAGCGCCTTCGCGGAGGATCCCGAGGCCCTGGCCGCCCAGCGCGCCGCCGACACGGCGGTCGACCACGACAACCCGCTGGAGGAGGTGTTCGAGGACCAGCTCCTCTGTGCCGACCTCGTCGTGCTCAACAAGTCCGACCTGCTCGACGCCGAGACCCGCGCCCGGGTTCGCGCCGAGGTCGAGGCTCACCTGCCCCGCGCCGTGAAGGTGGTGGAGACCGAGAACGGCGCCATCGACCCGCTGGTGCTGCTCGGGCTCGGCGCCGCGGCCGAGGACGACCTCGACGCCCGCCCCTCGCATCACGGCGACGGCGAGGACCACGACCACGACGACTTCGAGACCGTAGCCCTGCCGATTCGTCCGGCCGTCACGGCCGGCGACCTCGCCGCCCGCGTCGAGAAGGCTGCCGAGGCCGCGGGTGTGCTGCGGATCAAGGGCTTCGCCGAGGTCGAGGGCAAGGCCATGCGCCTCGTGGTGCAGGGCGTCGGCCGGCGCGTGGCCCACCATTTCGACCGGCCCTGGCGGGCGGGCGAGAACCGGGACGGTCGCCTGGTGGTGATCGGCCTGAAGGGCTTCGACCAGGGCGCCGTCGCCGCGGCGCTCGCGGGATGA
- a CDS encoding precorrin-8X methylmutase, translated as MSASQNALRQAGSEPEAASRYDYIRDGAAIYARSFAMIRAEADLARWSGAAERVVVRMIHACGMTDLPVDVEMSDGFAEAGVAALQAGAPILCDVRMVADGVTRTRLPAKNAVICTLGDPRVPDLAKSLGTTRSAAAMELWREHLPGSIVAVGNAPTALFRLLELLDAGVPPPAAVIGIPVGFVGAAESKDALARDGRVPFVVVHGRRGGSAMTAAAVNALASEVE; from the coding sequence ATGAGCGCGAGCCAGAACGCCCTGCGCCAGGCAGGTTCGGAGCCTGAGGCGGCCTCCCGGTACGACTACATCCGTGACGGTGCGGCGATCTACGCCCGCTCCTTCGCGATGATCCGGGCCGAGGCCGACCTCGCGCGCTGGTCGGGTGCGGCCGAGCGCGTCGTCGTCCGGATGATCCATGCCTGCGGCATGACCGACCTCCCGGTAGACGTGGAGATGTCGGATGGGTTCGCCGAGGCGGGGGTCGCGGCGCTCCAGGCCGGCGCCCCGATCCTGTGCGATGTCCGGATGGTCGCCGACGGCGTCACCCGGACGCGGCTGCCCGCCAAGAACGCGGTGATCTGCACGCTGGGCGATCCGCGCGTGCCGGACCTCGCCAAGAGCCTGGGCACCACCCGCTCGGCCGCCGCCATGGAACTGTGGCGGGAGCACCTGCCGGGCAGCATCGTCGCGGTCGGCAACGCCCCCACCGCCCTGTTCCGCCTGCTCGAGCTGCTCGACGCCGGCGTGCCGCCCCCGGCCGCCGTGATCGGCATCCCGGTGGGCTTCGTCGGCGCGGCCGAATCGAAGGATGCCCTGGCCCGGGACGGCCGGGTGCCGTTCGTGGTCGTCCACGGCCGGCGCGGCGGCAGCGCGATGACCGCGGCGGCGGTCAACGCGCTCGCCAGCGAGGTCGAGTGA
- the cobN gene encoding cobaltochelatase subunit CobN, whose protein sequence is MHLVRIDTVSLDEGEAAVDLGQEPGDLVVLSFTDSDLAGIGQAHAGEPGLPSLRLAKLAKLRHPMSVDLYVERVVARAKLVVIRCLGGLDYWRYGIERCAAAARVHGVVLAVLPGDDRPDPRLAGFSTDPDLAEQLDRYFRAGGPENLRRMLGLLAVRVGAGGTVEPPQPLPRGFPWCPGCGALPLGVAVAAAETAVPLADMRAKAPLALLLVYRSAVLGGDTAPFVTLVAALRARGIGVLPMAVSSLKEPEAARAVAEAVRARKPDLVIAATAFSAREDGIDFVLDGADCPVLQAYTVGSPQAAWEASARGLGAADLAMQVALPEFDGRLSGFPISFKEEAAEVAGFAERRAVPYPAGIEALAERAAGWLRLAALPRAERRVAVVLSDYPARGGRAGFAVGLDTPESARAIFSDLAGSGYATGLPPEPAALMQALTEGEAGFAVPLGDYVAWLAGLPAAQREALTAAWGEPADDPTCRGGLFRFRMVTADAAAPPLTAADRIRPRPIASPVPSPVQEGEHAACFAGRGANTDAFGMAGGHIALFLQPDRGRDPDRKTGYHDPERVPTHAYLAFHLGLRQRFDALVQLGTHGTTEWLPGKTVALSPDCFPTLCVGGLPVIYPFIVDDPGEAAPLKRRLGGIALGHLTPDTEVHALSPEAARLRELVEEYSAASVLDPRRAGLIATAILEDADAAGLMSGAGIGPDTPMDEALTRLDAHLCDLGETTFRDGLHVFGRAPADARETVLASAAGERAGLLAALDGRFVPPGPAGSPSRGRADVLPTGRNLATLDPRAIPSRAAALLGEKAAASVVTRYLQDEGEYPARIVMDLWASPTLRTGGEDVAHALALMGVRPIWDHASTRVTGFEVLPLAMLDRPRIDVTVRVSGAFRDTFPDTLALLDRAARAVAERDEEDCENPLAAARRRGETTARVYGAAPGRYGAGTAATALDGAWDVRADLGRAYLAASSHAYGDREGPDAEFGARIAAADAYLHAFDVAERDLFDGDAAVDAMGGFAAAATLQGASPTLYSLDVSVPDRPKARTAREDAARLIGGRLADARWIAGQLRHGYRGAQELAQGLDAVFVLAAASDAVTDAGFDRLYAAWIADADVFDRLRAANPAATRAILERFDEARDRGLWHSRRNALPADALMPEAAE, encoded by the coding sequence ATGCATCTCGTCCGCATCGATACGGTCTCCCTCGACGAGGGCGAGGCGGCGGTGGATCTCGGGCAGGAGCCGGGCGACCTCGTCGTGCTCTCGTTCACCGACAGCGACCTCGCGGGCATCGGGCAGGCCCATGCCGGCGAGCCCGGGCTGCCGAGCCTGCGGCTCGCAAAGCTCGCCAAGCTCCGGCACCCGATGTCGGTGGATCTCTACGTCGAGCGCGTGGTCGCCCGCGCGAAGCTCGTCGTGATCCGCTGCCTCGGCGGGTTGGATTACTGGCGCTACGGCATCGAGCGCTGTGCCGCCGCGGCGCGGGTGCACGGTGTCGTGCTGGCGGTGCTGCCGGGCGACGACCGGCCGGACCCGCGCCTTGCCGGCTTCTCCACCGACCCGGATCTGGCCGAGCAGCTCGACCGCTATTTTCGCGCCGGCGGCCCGGAGAACCTGCGGCGGATGCTGGGCCTCCTGGCCGTCCGGGTCGGCGCGGGAGGCACGGTCGAGCCGCCTCAGCCGCTGCCGCGGGGGTTTCCCTGGTGCCCGGGCTGTGGCGCGCTGCCCCTGGGTGTCGCCGTCGCGGCGGCCGAGACGGCGGTGCCGCTGGCCGACATGCGGGCAAAGGCGCCCTTGGCCCTGCTCCTGGTCTACCGCTCCGCGGTGCTGGGCGGCGACACCGCGCCGTTCGTCACCCTGGTCGCGGCCCTGCGCGCCCGCGGGATCGGCGTCTTGCCGATGGCGGTGTCGAGCCTGAAGGAGCCGGAGGCGGCCCGGGCGGTGGCCGAGGCCGTGCGCGCCCGCAAACCGGATCTGGTGATCGCCGCCACCGCCTTCTCGGCGCGGGAGGACGGGATCGATTTCGTCCTCGACGGCGCCGATTGCCCGGTACTTCAGGCCTACACGGTCGGCTCGCCCCAGGCGGCCTGGGAAGCCTCGGCGCGCGGCCTCGGGGCTGCGGACCTCGCGATGCAGGTCGCCCTGCCGGAATTCGATGGCCGACTCTCCGGCTTTCCGATCTCGTTCAAGGAAGAGGCCGCCGAGGTCGCCGGCTTCGCCGAGCGCCGGGCGGTTCCGTATCCGGCCGGCATCGAAGCCTTGGCCGAACGGGCGGCGGGTTGGCTGCGTCTCGCCGCCCTCCCCCGGGCCGAGCGGCGGGTGGCCGTCGTCCTGTCCGATTATCCCGCCCGTGGCGGCCGGGCCGGCTTCGCGGTCGGCCTCGACACGCCCGAAAGCGCCCGCGCGATTTTCTCTGATCTTGCCGGGTCGGGTTACGCGACCGGTTTGCCGCCCGAGCCGGCTGCACTGATGCAGGCGCTCACCGAGGGCGAGGCGGGCTTCGCGGTACCGCTGGGGGATTATGTCGCTTGGCTCGCCGGATTGCCGGCGGCGCAGCGTGAAGCGCTGACGGCTGCCTGGGGCGAGCCAGCGGACGACCCGACGTGCCGCGGTGGTCTTTTCCGGTTCCGGATGGTCACGGCGGATGCGGCGGCCCCTCCGCTCACCGCAGCCGACCGGATACGCCCGCGGCCGATCGCATCGCCGGTCCCCTCTCCCGTGCAGGAGGGGGAGCACGCCGCATGTTTCGCGGGCCGGGGCGCGAACACCGACGCCTTTGGGATGGCGGGCGGACACATCGCGCTCTTCCTCCAACCCGACCGCGGCCGCGACCCGGATCGGAAGACCGGCTACCACGATCCGGAGCGCGTCCCGACCCACGCCTACTTGGCGTTCCACCTCGGGCTCCGGCAGCGTTTCGACGCGCTGGTGCAGCTCGGAACCCATGGGACCACCGAGTGGCTGCCAGGCAAGACGGTGGCGCTCTCGCCGGATTGCTTTCCAACGCTCTGCGTCGGCGGATTGCCGGTCATCTACCCGTTCATCGTCGACGATCCGGGCGAGGCCGCACCGCTCAAGCGCCGGCTGGGCGGGATCGCCCTCGGCCATCTCACCCCCGATACCGAGGTGCACGCCCTCTCGCCGGAGGCCGCGCGCCTGCGCGAGCTGGTGGAGGAGTATTCCGCCGCCAGCGTGCTCGATCCGCGCCGGGCCGGACTGATCGCCACCGCGATCCTTGAGGATGCGGACGCCGCGGGGCTGATGTCGGGCGCCGGGATCGGGCCGGACACGCCCATGGACGAGGCGCTCACCCGCCTCGACGCCCATCTCTGCGATCTTGGCGAGACGACGTTCCGCGACGGGCTTCACGTCTTCGGGCGCGCCCCGGCCGATGCACGGGAGACGGTCCTGGCGAGCGCCGCCGGCGAGCGGGCGGGCCTTCTGGCGGCCCTGGACGGCCGCTTCGTGCCCCCGGGCCCCGCGGGCTCGCCGTCCCGCGGCCGTGCCGACGTGCTGCCCACCGGGCGCAACCTCGCGACCCTCGACCCACGGGCGATCCCGAGCCGCGCCGCAGCGCTGCTGGGCGAGAAGGCCGCCGCCTCCGTGGTGACGCGCTACCTCCAGGACGAGGGCGAGTACCCGGCCCGGATCGTCATGGATCTCTGGGCGTCGCCGACCCTGCGCACCGGAGGCGAGGACGTCGCCCACGCCCTGGCGCTGATGGGCGTCCGGCCGATCTGGGACCATGCCAGCACACGGGTCACCGGCTTCGAGGTGCTGCCGCTGGCGATGCTCGACCGGCCGCGCATCGACGTGACGGTCCGCGTCTCGGGCGCGTTCCGCGACACCTTCCCGGATACGCTGGCGCTGCTCGATCGCGCCGCCCGTGCGGTGGCCGAACGGGACGAGGAGGATTGTGAGAATCCCCTGGCCGCGGCGCGCCGCCGTGGTGAGACGACCGCCCGGGTCTACGGCGCGGCACCGGGTCGCTACGGCGCCGGCACGGCCGCCACCGCCCTCGACGGCGCCTGGGACGTCCGGGCCGATCTCGGACGGGCTTACCTCGCGGCCAGCAGCCACGCCTACGGCGACCGCGAGGGGCCGGACGCGGAGTTCGGCGCCCGGATCGCGGCGGCGGACGCCTATCTGCACGCCTTCGACGTGGCCGAGCGCGACCTGTTCGACGGCGATGCCGCGGTGGACGCCATGGGCGGGTTCGCGGCCGCCGCCACGCTCCAGGGCGCCAGCCCCACCTTGTACAGCCTCGACGTCTCTGTTCCCGACCGCCCAAAGGCCCGCACCGCCCGGGAGGATGCAGCCCGGCTGATCGGTGGCCGCCTGGCAGACGCCCGCTGGATCGCGGGCCAGCTCCGCCACGGTTACCGCGGCGCGCAGGAATTGGCCCAGGGCCTCGACGCCGTGTTCGTGCTGGCCGCAGCGAGCGACGCCGTGACCGATGCCGGCTTCGACCGCCTCTACGCGGCCTGGATTGCCGATGCCGACGTCTTCGACCGCCTGCGTGCCGCCAACCCAGCCGCGACCCGGGCGATCCTGGAGCGGTTCGACGAGGCCCGCGACCGTGGCCTGTGGCACAGCCGGCGCAACGCGCTGCCGGCCGACGCGCTGATGCCGGAGGCCGCCGAATGA
- a CDS encoding coagulation factor 5 8 type domain-containing protein produces MAPEDAPTSALVDLASGRAPQRVVEADRTWLDLDLGGRFPVRSVVGIPCGEGGSVAEGAILFSQDGVTWSAPGIASRPVESEAGTVVIEADERAWTRSVRVAMPASMPNVTVRVMCEEAAFDLIALRAMLGLDVTLLNEKPGANAFTAYTLESNPGRTSGALVGVAVFQNGAFGNCLIQYIIALSVAKALNLKYVAVPKFDRSKVIFLTERLTCDGITFLPPDEPLPTDGYFLSGLFFDPTQFQRQVSLDAPPDSRAIIQGMIRPLFNGLPATVPPKPDDQLLIHIRSGDIFSTWVDPHYPQPPFAFYRMVIDRLLGEGRIRSIKLVFENRLNPVIAAVEAYAQGLGLPVETQSESLIADVTALVNGRYLVFGLGTFGPAICHLSERVEQVFYFASNWPQIFRGIPSIDRVIEVRDLEERYIKVGAWQNTDAQRRMMIEYPAEALAFDDAT; encoded by the coding sequence ATGGCCCCGGAAGACGCCCCGACATCCGCCCTCGTCGATCTCGCGTCCGGCCGCGCCCCGCAGCGCGTTGTCGAGGCGGATAGGACCTGGCTGGACCTCGACCTCGGCGGCCGCTTCCCGGTCCGGTCCGTTGTCGGGATCCCGTGCGGGGAGGGCGGTTCGGTCGCGGAGGGCGCCATCCTGTTCTCGCAGGACGGCGTGACGTGGTCCGCACCGGGCATCGCGTCCCGTCCGGTCGAGTCGGAGGCCGGCACGGTCGTCATTGAGGCCGACGAGCGCGCCTGGACGCGTTCCGTCCGCGTCGCGATGCCGGCCTCGATGCCGAACGTCACGGTCCGGGTCATGTGCGAGGAGGCGGCGTTCGACCTGATCGCCCTGCGGGCCATGCTGGGCCTCGACGTGACGCTCCTGAACGAGAAGCCCGGCGCCAACGCCTTCACCGCCTATACCCTGGAGAGCAATCCGGGTCGCACGAGCGGCGCCCTCGTGGGCGTGGCGGTGTTCCAGAACGGCGCCTTCGGCAACTGCTTGATCCAGTACATCATCGCCCTGTCGGTCGCGAAGGCGCTGAACCTGAAATACGTGGCGGTTCCGAAGTTCGACCGCAGCAAAGTCATCTTCCTGACCGAGCGGCTGACTTGTGACGGCATCACCTTCCTGCCTCCGGACGAGCCGCTGCCGACCGACGGGTACTTCCTGTCCGGCCTGTTCTTCGATCCGACGCAGTTCCAGCGGCAGGTGAGCCTCGACGCGCCGCCGGATTCACGGGCGATCATCCAGGGGATGATCCGCCCCCTGTTCAACGGCCTGCCGGCGACGGTCCCGCCCAAGCCCGACGACCAGCTCCTGATCCACATCCGCTCGGGCGACATCTTCAGCACCTGGGTCGACCCGCATTATCCCCAGCCGCCCTTCGCGTTCTACCGCATGGTGATCGACCGGCTGCTCGGCGAGGGCCGCATCCGCTCGATCAAGCTGGTCTTCGAGAACCGGCTGAACCCGGTGATCGCCGCGGTCGAGGCCTATGCGCAGGGTCTCGGATTGCCGGTGGAGACGCAGAGCGAGTCGCTGATCGCCGACGTCACGGCCTTGGTCAACGGCCGCTACCTCGTGTTCGGCCTGGGGACCTTCGGCCCGGCGATCTGCCACCTGTCCGAGCGGGTCGAGCAGGTCTTCTACTTCGCGTCCAACTGGCCGCAGATCTTCCGGGGTATTCCGTCGATCGACCGGGTCATCGAGGTCCGGGACTTGGAGGAGCGCTATATCAAGGTCGGCGCGTGGCAGAACACCGACGCGCAGCGCCGAATGATGATCGAGTACCCGGCCGAGGCGCTGGCCTTCGACGACGCCACCTGA
- a CDS encoding CbtA family protein yields MIIRLLSAALAAGFLAAVVVTGLELTLTSPLIVAAERYETKQTHQAERRLPIMSAQVVLAHAGHDHATPDAAPEWQPGEGLPRMAFTALATLVGGVGYALLLGAVILACGREPTRQVGVAFAIAGFASVALAPGLGLPPELPGSEAAPLAARQAWWVMTAAATGMGLYLITVRRSLIAILGGLVLIVAPHVAGAPQAAEVSSELPAALAAQFAARSLAISFVFWMLIGLGFGWAWQAFGRGNARGTVHA; encoded by the coding sequence ATGATCATCCGGCTTCTGTCGGCGGCCCTGGCCGCCGGCTTCCTCGCGGCCGTCGTCGTGACCGGCCTCGAGTTGACGCTGACGTCGCCGCTGATCGTGGCGGCCGAGCGCTATGAGACCAAGCAGACGCACCAGGCCGAGCGCAGGCTCCCGATCATGTCGGCTCAGGTCGTGCTGGCTCATGCGGGGCACGATCATGCCACACCGGACGCCGCGCCCGAGTGGCAGCCCGGCGAGGGGTTGCCCCGGATGGCCTTCACCGCTCTGGCGACGCTCGTGGGCGGGGTCGGCTACGCCCTCCTGCTCGGTGCGGTGATCTTGGCCTGCGGCCGTGAGCCGACGCGGCAGGTCGGTGTCGCGTTCGCGATCGCGGGCTTCGCCAGCGTCGCTCTGGCCCCGGGCCTGGGATTGCCGCCGGAATTGCCGGGCAGCGAGGCGGCACCGCTCGCCGCCCGTCAGGCGTGGTGGGTGATGACCGCCGCCGCCACCGGGATGGGCCTGTACCTGATCACGGTCCGGCGCTCGCTGATCGCGATCCTGGGCGGCCTCGTGCTGATCGTGGCGCCGCACGTCGCCGGTGCGCCGCAGGCTGCGGAGGTGTCCTCGGAGCTTCCCGCGGCACTCGCGGCGCAGTTCGCGGCGCGCTCGCTGGCGATCAGCTTCGTCTTCTGGATGCTGATCGGCCTCGGCTTCGGCTGGGCCTGGCAGGCTTTCGGCCGTGGAAACGCACGCGGGACGGTGCATGCCTGA
- a CDS encoding DUF1636 domain-containing protein, producing the protein MPETVLYVCTTCRRPGDDPDGPRAGARLLEALRARNTSGQLRIEGVECLSVCKRPCSVAVASETRWTYVYGDMDPSESAATILDGLATYAATPDGIVPWRERPAAFKTGVIARIPPFPDPRPLPAGTLEAAE; encoded by the coding sequence ATGCCTGAGACCGTCCTTTACGTTTGTACGACCTGCCGCCGCCCGGGCGACGATCCGGACGGGCCCCGGGCCGGCGCGCGCCTGCTCGAGGCCCTGCGCGCGCGCAACACGTCCGGGCAGCTGCGGATCGAGGGGGTCGAGTGCCTGTCGGTGTGCAAGCGGCCCTGTTCCGTGGCGGTCGCGTCCGAGACCCGCTGGACCTACGTCTACGGCGACATGGACCCGTCCGAGTCGGCGGCGACCATCCTGGACGGGCTGGCCACCTACGCGGCGACGCCGGACGGCATCGTGCCCTGGCGGGAGCGCCCTGCCGCATTCAAGACCGGCGTGATCGCCCGCATCCCGCCCTTTCCCGATCCCCGCCCGCTTCCGGCCGGCACCTTGGAGGCTGCGGAATGA
- a CDS encoding DUF4424 domain-containing protein — MSMRTLSLALVVLAATSLPVRSDDSTAALIAGGLVLEKAGTIALAAEDMYLSEQAVQIDYRFRNLTDSDIETTIAFPMPDITGDSEMLVSLPDPAHDNFLKFQSAVDGEPVESQVEQRAFLMRSDTPPVEITARLKALGIPLVPTTAATEAALRRLGERQRRDLIAAGILERQEHKDGTIADAPLWTLKSKFWRRQVFPAGREIAVRQSYVPSLGGLASLSYGGPNLDPAQKAHYATRYCTDPTFERVAQALYRRSSADGSRAFQAYERSLSHVISSGGNWAGPIGQFKLVVDKGDPTTLVSFCGANVKKTGPTTFETVMRDFVPQRDIEILLLKTKTGE, encoded by the coding sequence ATGTCGATGCGTACCTTGTCGCTGGCCCTCGTCGTCCTGGCGGCCACGTCCCTTCCGGTCCGGTCCGACGACAGCACCGCCGCGCTCATCGCCGGGGGGCTCGTCCTGGAAAAGGCCGGCACGATCGCCCTCGCGGCCGAGGATATGTACCTCTCCGAGCAGGCCGTGCAGATCGACTATCGGTTCCGCAACCTGACCGATTCCGACATCGAGACCACGATCGCGTTCCCGATGCCCGACATCACCGGTGACTCCGAGATGCTGGTTTCGCTCCCCGATCCGGCGCACGATAACTTCCTGAAGTTCCAGTCCGCGGTCGATGGCGAGCCCGTCGAATCGCAGGTCGAGCAGCGGGCGTTCCTGATGCGGAGCGATACACCGCCCGTGGAGATCACCGCTCGGCTCAAGGCGCTGGGGATCCCGCTCGTGCCAACCACCGCGGCGACGGAAGCGGCCCTGCGCCGCCTCGGCGAGCGCCAGCGGCGCGACCTGATCGCGGCCGGCATCCTGGAGCGGCAGGAGCACAAGGACGGGACGATCGCGGATGCCCCGCTCTGGACATTGAAGTCGAAATTCTGGCGCCGGCAGGTCTTTCCCGCCGGGCGCGAGATCGCGGTGCGCCAGAGCTACGTCCCGAGCCTCGGCGGTCTCGCGAGCCTGTCCTACGGCGGGCCGAACCTCGACCCGGCGCAGAAGGCGCACTACGCGACCCGATATTGCACGGACCCGACCTTCGAGCGGGTGGCCCAGGCCCTGTACCGGCGGTCGAGCGCCGACGGCAGCCGGGCGTTCCAGGCCTACGAACGGTCCCTCTCCCACGTGATCAGCTCCGGCGGCAACTGGGCTGGCCCGATCGGCCAGTTCAAGCTGGTCGTGGACAAGGGGGATCCTACGACCCTGGTCTCGTTCTGCGGGGCCAACGTGAAGAAGACCGGCCCGACGACCTTCGAGACGGTGATGAGGGACTTCGTCCCGCAGCGCGATATCGAGATCCTGCTGCTCAAGACCAAGACGGGAGAATGA